AGTCATGGCATATTCACAGAATGATACAAGTATCTTCAACAATTCATTCGACTATCTCTGGTACTTCATTGCTGCCCTCCTGGCAGTCACTTCAGGGTATATTCATGAAGGTTTTCTTTCTCAGTCAAATGTTTCCAATTATTTGACACAAAGGATTGGACACAATCTATAAAAAAACTCATGTCATgcaaaaaatcatattgtagTAACACATGAACATTTAGCTAGTGAAGATTAAGTACTAGGTATGTGAACTATTAGGAGGGATAACTTCTTCGCAGTTAGTGTCATGTGAATTTTGGTAATGCAGTGAAGCCATGCATGAAATGACCCAGAGATAGATGCATAAACAATAATAGAACAACCAGACCATCCAAAAGCTCCATCAAAACAGTTTCAGTTCCAGTTACTGATTTCAGTGTGATCTCATTCCCTTTAtccaaagtactccctccatcccatattaagtgacgaaatattacatgtatctagacgctttttgggtatagatacatccatatttgggcaactttgagtcacttaatatgggacggagggagtatgaaataACTATAATAAAGACAACTGATAAATTAAGAATATAGATCATTGGTATTAGCTTGAAACTCATCTGCCATTACTACAGTCCAAGTAACAGTGGAACATTGATATATAGTACTATCTAACTAGTAGTGCGTTGATaaggattttttatttattgcaTAAGCTGAAATGTTTCTGCATATTCCCTAACTttgtgcaaaataaaaatatatctcAAAATACAATTCAATCAACTAGCTAAAGATTGTGATACATATGTATACTATATAGAATGGATGCCAACTTAAGAGGTAATCCCTCTTTTCTTGAAAACAGgatgcataattttttttctcgcaTACCATGGTGGTGAAATGCTGAGTTTTGTTCTtgaacatgcatgcaggcTGCCAAACTGCTCGAGACAAGTGCTGCATGCAAATGCATTAACATCCCGCCAGACGCAGACTCTTTGGTTTGCACGCGCGCTCTCAGAATAGGCTCCATGCGCCCATGCTGCCTGTTGGCTTTTCCAGCGGACATGGCTAGCTAATCCCGCATGCGCCATATCGATGCAATCGTGGAGTTAAGTAGTCGAGGGCATTTTAGTCACGTTAGATGAAAAAAGAGAAGTGCGCCTTGTTTGATGGAACAAACGAGACAAACTTATGTGCCCTATTTtcaggaacggagggagtagtttagaTGAGGGTGCACAGACCACACCAAgtcagatctttataagattaaagatatatatcatgtcTCTACAATTCTACAGATAGGTCCAGCAAAACGTGGTGTTATTCAGCGTGGACTGTCCATGCGAGTGAGAACTTCAGGGCTGAATGGACAGGGATAGAGAACAAGTGCAAAATGACAACATAAGGATTACCTTGGATGAGGATTCCCTTTTACCACTTTCTGCCCATACTTGCGCCACCTGTAGCCATCATCCAAAAGATCAACCTCACTAGTTGTTTGCACAATGATCCTTTGAGCTGGAGCTGGAACATGCCTGTCCAATAAAACTAGCATTTATAAATTGAAGCTTGATAAAATCTTACTAAGGACATTTGTTCACTACATGAACCACCTCTTCTTTGCATTCGTAGAACCACCATCTCCGTTGTCCGCCCCTGCTTCATCACAAGCCTTCTCCTCACTATCACTTGAGCCTGACGATTGATCATCCCCCTCTGCCCTCTTAGACATTGAAGGAACCGTGATGCCATCATTTGATACCTCAAATTTTGCAGAGTGGTCTTGAGATCCTTGCTCTGATCTATTCAAAGTGTCTCCATTCTCATGGAAATCATCCACTTCATCTAGTAAACTACCACCATCTTTAGACCTCCTTTTCGGTGGACGTTGGTGGTTATGCTGTCCTCTATAAATTATTTGAGTAATCTCTCCACATGCTGAGCGCTCCACTTTCTTCTTAACTGGACAGCCCGCCTGGGTGCATTTATAGTAGCTCCTTGGATACTCCCCACCTTTAACTGCCTTCTGGCCATACTTCCGCCAATTGTAGCCATCATCAGCAGGTTTATCCACAGTGAGAGCGGATGTTTGGAATCCTTGTGAAACCTCATTTGGTTTGAAGTTGCTATTACCTGTAAGTGATGGTGGGGTTGGTGTCTCCTCCGTTGATGTAATGTTTGCAGAAGAGTTTACATGCTGTGATGTGAAAGCTGAAGTTGTCGACGAGAAAGGGAGCGGGTAGTCTGCTTGATTAACAATAGTGTACTGAGAATGGACTGCTTGCGCTGTTACTTGTGCTAAGGCTTGTCGATGGGACATTTCAAAATTCCCCTGCAGAAATAAATACATATCCATATGTCAAGACATGGACAGATCTCTGTTTCCCAATGTACTATATCAAGTGAGTAGCACAAGAAATAAACATAGCAAATAGATGTTCAAGAAAACTCAAGAGAAAGAACTCTAAAACAAGAATCTTTGTATTTTAtgctatttatttttcaaacaTACTATTTTCCGAAACATAGCTTTGTGCATTCTACTGCCACTGATCTGAATTACTTGTCATCTTAGCTTCACGTACACAGAACGAAAGAGTTTAGTTTTTGACATAGCTTGACCTGTTACCTGTATACCATCTGTCTAAATTATACATACACGCAATTATTAGCGGCcaccaaaaacaaaatgaagtATTTGAAAGCCAAAATCAACATCAAACATTTAGAGTCCCTTTTACAACAAGGAATATAACTTCAGAATCAAGCACAGTATGGACAGCAAGACGAATTTGATGGTTTGATGGGTAGAACTCAACTCACCACTATATTTAGAAGTGCTGGTTTCGGACATTTCTCATAAAACACAAGGGGGGAATAAGGAAATGTTTTAGAAGATTAGTACACAAAATGGTCGGTTACTCTCTGCAATATGGTAGCAGTCTATTGACAAGCCAGGACTGACTCCAGAGTCCATACTGAGAACAAGAGGTGATCAGCCAGAAACTGCCAAATCTTGCCTGAATTCCAGTATACCAGTGACAACCTGGCCAGGAGTCGGTCAAGAATTGCAAATTTATGTCGAAATGCTGAAGATCGTCTAAAAGCTTGCGATTTCATAGTCTTTCCACGATGTTGACTCCATTTTCAGTAAGTATAGCCAATATAATATTAAgctaaggaaaaaaaaggaaagaaatggAGAAACTCACCCACACAGTAGTAAATTCTCAATTTATTCTCAAACTTCTAATCAATGCAAGTTTTACTTGATCTTGTTCAGTGCAATTTGACCAGCTCTACTTGTTATTGGCAACAAGGAAATTTTGTGCCGTAAACTGTGGTGTACTTAAGACTAGACTATTCCCTACTAATGTTGGATCAGAGACAATTGAGTTTATTGGCCACTAGTAAGGTTCAAtcagaaaaaaatcatgaataTT
This is a stretch of genomic DNA from Brachypodium distachyon strain Bd21 chromosome 1, Brachypodium_distachyon_v3.0, whole genome shotgun sequence. It encodes these proteins:
- the LOC100832704 gene encoding probable WRKY transcription factor 4 is translated as MAAHEASASGGEGARRPPPRPALSLPPRAAAESFFAAAGSAAESSPGPLTLAAALFPDMPSPAFHGSFTQLLVGAMGSPAASSASGPSPPSPFPVPPGLSRTALLGSPSLFSPTGNFEMSHRQALAQVTAQAVHSQYTIVNQADYPLPFSSTTSAFTSQHVNSSANITSTEETPTPPSLTGNSNFKPNEVSQGFQTSALTVDKPADDGYNWRKYGQKAVKGGEYPRSYYKCTQAGCPVKKKVERSACGEITQIIYRGQHNHQRPPKRRSKDGGSLLDEVDDFHENGDTLNRSEQGSQDHSAKFEVSNDGITVPSMSKRAEGDDQSSGSSDSEEKACDEAGADNGDGGSTNAKKRHVPAPAQRIIVQTTSEVDLLDDGYRWRKYGQKVVKGNPHPRSYYKCTFQGCDVKKHIERCSQDSTDVITTYEGKHSHDVPAARNSSHASNANASSSSSLRHRAQNTASSSQPSLRRSALRTASSDSSLQLKEENEIT